CCCGGGCCCGGCATGGCGCGAGGGACGGGATCCGGCGGCACGCCTGCGCGTACGAGCCCGCGCCAGCTGGTCCTCGTCGGCGGCATCGCGGACTGCCTGGGCGGGGCCGCCCAGGCCGCCCTCGGTGTCGCGCCCGGCGGACGGTACCTCGGGCTCGCGGGCGAGCCGCTCATCGCCTCGGGCGTCGTCGGCATCGCCGGGGGGCTGGTGCTGATCGGCCTGGCCCAACGCGGATCGAGGCCGCGCCCGCCCACCTGGCTGGGTCCGGTCGAGATCGGCCTTTCCTGCGCCGCGCTCCTAACGTGCTTCGCGGGCGGATGGGTCCTCGGATTCCTGCTCGGTTCGTTCGGGGGTTGGTTCACCTGGAGGCCGCGGTAGGGCGCGCTCGCCTCTCCGGGTTCGAGGCACCGCCCGTCCGGCGGGCGGACCCCCGCTGAGTACCCCAACGGCACCGCCCGAGCACCGGACGGTGCGCGCGACGCGCGCGCTTCGCGGGTTCAGCTCGCCGTCGCCGTGAACAGGCAGCCACGGCTCGCGTGCTTGGTCGGGTCCGGCTTCGAGACCTCCCAGTGGTGTCCGAGCCGGGTCTCCAGGATCGTGCGGAGGAGCTGCGGGCACATCACGCGCCCGATCTCCGGTGAGTCCGAGGTGCACGCGAAGCACCCTGTCACCCGCAGCGTGAGCGGACGCTCCTTGAGGACGCTGAGGTGGCCCATGGTGTGGGTCTCGTAGTACGTGCTCAGCGACCGCGCGACCTCCTCGGGCGTGCGACCCTCCACCTTCTCGGCGATCTCGCGACCGAGCTGGCGGCTGATCGCCTCGATCAGCTCGGGCAGGTGGAGCTGGAACTCCTTCACCCCGCTCGCCCGCATCCCGAGCGCGGCGATCTCCTTCAGGCGCTGGAACGGCACCGACTCGTGGCCCTGCACGACCGGCAGCACCGCCGCCGGCGGGTTCTCGAGCTCCACGAACCGGGCCTCGGACCGCTCGGCCGGCGTCCACAGGCGTCGGTGGTAGTCGCGGGCGAGCTGGACGAAGGCCGGCGCGCTCGACCAGAGCGCGACCTGCTCGTCGCCCGTGCTGCCGAAGCCCTCCTCGCTCGAGACGTAGACGAGCGCACCGCCCCCATCGATCACGACGGAGCGGGTGGTGACGGGCGAGCGCGCGTGGCGGAGCTCGGCGAACGACGCGAGGTGCTTGGCGTCCGCCAGGTTCGGGCCGACGACCTCGGTCACGACCTGGACCTTGACGCCGCGCTGGCCGGCCTCGCGCAGCGCGCGGTCGATGCCCGTGTCGATGACGCGCGAGAGGGCGCGACCGCTCGCGCTCAGGAGGACGCGGCGCGACGAGGCACCGAGCCGCTTGACGAGGAAGCGATGGATCGTCTCGCGGCCCTCGAGCACGGCGAACTTGCGGGGGTCCCGCTCGTCGAGCTCGGTGCGCACGTCCTCCCAGTCGGACAGGATCTTGGTGCGATCCGACTGGAGCCGATGGACGCGGTCCGACGCGCGGCGGATCCACCGGTCGATCAGCTCGTCCGGCGGCAGGGCGGCGAAGCGCCGCGGCCGGCCCCCCGTCGCCCGCAACAGCCCCTCGCCCGAGAGCTGCCGGATGATCCGGTAGGCCTCCACGCGGCTGACCGCGCTCGATCGGGCGAGCTCGCTTGCGGTCTGCGGCCCGGCCCGGCAGGCCGCTAGGTAGAACCGACCGGCCTTCTCGGGAATGCCGTGCTGGCCCAGCAGATCGAGCAGGTCGGACCCGGGCCGCCCCACGGAACCATCGAGCGCGAGCTCGGTTAAAACGGCACGGGAGGCGCCGGCCGCGCTACAGCGCGGCCTGGAAGTCCTCGACCGTGAGCGGGTAGGCGACCTCGGCCCCACCGGCCCGGACTCGCAGGACCTCGCGCGCGAGCAGCCAGTAGACGGTCGCCAGCGCGACCCGTCCCTTGTTGTTCGCGGGGATGACGAGATCGACGTCGCGGGTCTCGTTGTTCACGTCGCACAGCCCGATCACGGGGATCCCGATCGAGACCGCCTCGCTCAGCGCCTGCTGGTCGGTCGCGGGATCGGTGACCATCAGGACCTTGGGCTCGAAGTACTCGGCGAGGTTCGGGTTGGTCAGGCAACCCGGGACGAACCGCTCGGCGAACGAGACCGCCCCGACCGTCTTCGCGAAGACCCGGACCGGCTTCTGTCCGTACTGGCGCTGCGAGACCACGAGCACGCGGTCCGCCGGGAACCGGGTCAGGAACTGCGCGGCGAAGCGGATCCGACGATCGGTCTCCCGCACGTCGAGGACGTGCAGCCCGTCGAAACGGACCTTGAAGACGAAGCGGCGCATGCTCGCCGACTTCTGCTGGGTCCCGATGTGGACTCCCGCGGTGAGATAGGTCTCCTCCGGGACGAGCAGCTCGCCGGGCCGGATGTCCTGGCCGTCGGTCGAGGCGACCCGCTCCTCGGCCATCATCGCGTCGTCGGCCACCGTGCTACCCTCGGACGGCGCGGGCGAGCCGAAGGAGTTCATTTAGCTTTGCCACCCGCTCGCCGCCGACCACGCCGCATTTGAGCCCCCGGGCCCCGGTGCCGAGCGCGACGTGCGCGAGCCAGCCCTCCGGAACCTCGCCGGAGCGATGGCTGGTCACGGTCGCGAGACCCTCCTTCCGCGCCAGGTCGACGGTCGCGAGGGTGTCCGTGAGCGTGCCGACCTGGTTCACCTTGATCAGCACCGCGTTCGTCGACCGGTGCTCGATGCCGGTGCGTAGGCGCTCGACCGAGGTCGTGTAGAGGTCGTCGCCGACCACGAGCGACCGGTCCCCGACCGCCCGCGTGACGTCGGCGAACGCCTCGAACTGTGTCTCGTCCAGCGGGTCTTCGAGGTAGCGGACGCCGAAGCGGTCGACCAGCTCGCCCACGAACGCGACCTGCGAGGGGGTGTCGAGCGTTCGGTCGCGGTAGCGGTAGCGCCCCTCCCGGAAGAACTCGCTCGCCGCGAGGTCGAGTCCGGGGTGCACGCTCAGCCCCAGCTCGTCGCGCACCCGCGCGCACGTGGTCGCCAGCAGCTCGAGGGCGCTCACGTTGTCGAGCGCGGCGACCCAGCCGCCCTCGTCTCCCCGCCCGAGCGCCGCGGTCGGGAAGCGCCGGTGAAGGGCCTCGCCGAGGAGGGCGTGCACGCGCAGCGCCGCCCGGACGGAGTCGCCAGGATCGGGGTTTTCCGCGAAGGCGATGAACTCCTGGAACTCCGGCCCACCGATCGCGTGGACGCCGCCGTTCATGCAATTGCCGACGATCGCGGGGAAGCGGCCGCCGTCCACGCCAGGGCGCGCGATCACGCGCCAGAGGGGCTGCCCGGTCTCCTCCCCGAGGGCCATCGCGGCGGCGACCGAGATCGCGGTCGCCGTGTTGCCGCCGACACGGGAGAAGTCCGGCGTGCCGTCGACCTCGTGGAGCCGGCGGTCCACCCCGGCGCGGTCGGAAGGATCGAGCCCGACGAGCGCCGGCGCCAGCACGGTGGCGGCGGTGGTGACGGCCTCCGCGACGCCGCCGGCCGGGAAGGCTTGGACCTCGGTCGCGCCGGTGCTAGCCCCGCTCGGGGCCCCCGCTCGCGCCCGCGCGCCCGAGGAAAGCGTGACGGTCGCCTCGACCGTCGCACGGCCGCGGCTGTCGTAGAGCGGGGCGACCTCGACCGAGACGATCCGGCTCACGGAGCCTCCACGAACTCGACCAGGACCCCACCGAACGCGGCGGGATGGGCGAAGCCGACCCGGCGGCCGCGCGCCCCCGCGCGCGCGTGCTCGTCGACCACCGGTTCGCCGCGTCGACGCACCTCGGCGAGGGCCGCGTCGACGCTGGGGACCTGGAACGCGAGGTGGTGGACCCCCGGCCCGCGGCGCTCGAGGAACCGGGCGACCGGGCTGTCTCGCTCGCTCGGCTCGATCAGCTCGAGGTGGGTCCCGGCGAGGTCGACGAACACGACGCGCACACGGTTCGACGGCACGAGCTCGGGCGGGGCCTCGGGGGCGCCGACGAGAGGGCGCCATCGCTCGATCGCCTCCGGAAGGCTCGGGACCGCGATCCCGATGTGATCGAGCTGCACGTGCCTCCTAGAACGCGTGGGAGGCCGGTTGCTCGCCGAAGCGAGCGCGCCAGACGTCCGCGATCTCCCCGAGCGTGGCTCCCGCGCGGACCGCGCGGAGCACGTGCGGCATCACGTTGTCGCCCGCGCCGCTCGCGCGGTCGAGCGCCGCGAGGGTGGCCGCGCTCTGCGAGCGCTCGCGCGCCCGGCGCCAGCGTCGCAGGCCGGCGATCTGGCGGCGCTCCTCCGCGGGCGTGATGCGCTGGCCGGCCGCGCCCCGTCGGCCCTCCTCGGGGAAGAGCGTGAACCGCGGGTTCCCCTCCCGATGGGCGTTCACGCCCACGACGGTCTCCTCCCGAGCCTCGCGCGCCCGTGCCGTCCGGTACGCCTCGCGCGCGATCTCGCCAGCGAAGAACCCGCGCTCGATCGCGACGAGCGCGCCCCCCATCGTCTCGATCCGCTCGAGGTAGTCGCGGGCGTCGCGCTCGACGGCATCCGTGAGGTACTCGATCTCGTAGGCGCCACCGAGCGGGTCGACGGTCGACGCGACGCCGGACTCCTCGGCCAGGATCTGCTGGGTCCGCAGCGCGAGCCGCGCGGACGACTCGGTCGGCAGGCCGAGCGCCTCGTCCAGGGCGTTCGTGTGCAGCGACTGGGTGCCCCCGAGCACCGCGCTCAGCGCTTCGAGCGTCGTGCGGACCACGTTGAGCTCGGGCTGCTGCGCGGTCAGGCTCGAGCCCGCGGTCTGGGTGTGGAAGCGCAGCTGTTTGGCGCGGGCGGACCGGGCGCCGAACGTGCGCTCGACGATCGAGCCCCACAGACGGCGGGCCGCTCGGAACTTCGCGATCTCCTCCAGGAAGTTACGGTCGGCCGAGAAGAAGAACGACAGGCGCGGCAGGAACTCGTCGAGGTCGAGCCCCCGGGCCCGGACCGCGCCGACGTAGGCGATGGCGTTGGCGAGCGTGAACGCGACCTCCTGGGCCGCGGTCGCGCCGGCCTCGCGCATGTGGTAGCCCGAGACCGAGATGTAGTTCCACTGCGGCATCTCCCGGGTCGCGAACTCGACCAGGTCGACCGCGAGCCGCATCGACGGGCCCGGCGGATAGATGTAGGTGCCCCGCGCGACGTACTCCTTCAGGATATCGTTCTGAACCGTCCCGCCGAGCCGCGCCCGCGGGACGCCGCCCTCCTCCGCGACCGCGACGAGCAGGGCGGTCAGGATCGGCGCGGTGGCATTGATCGTCATCGACACCGTCGCGCGGTCGAGCGGGATGCCGTGGAAGAGCGCGCGCATGTCTCCGAGCGAAGCGACCGGCACCCCGCAGCGGCCGACCTCGCCAGCCGCGCGAGCGTGGTCCGAGTCGTAGCCGTTCTGGGTGGGGAGATCGAAGGCGACCGAGAGGCCCGTCTGGCCGCCCTCGAGCAGGAAGTGGAAGCGACGGTTGGTGGCGGCCGCGGTGCCGAACCCGGAGTACTGGCGGAAGGTCCAGAGGCGGCCGCGATACATCGTCGGCTGGATGCCCCGGGTGTACGGAGGCTCCCCCGGGAACCCGACCCGTTCCAGGAAGGCGGCGTCCGGGTCGTCGGGCGGGCCGACGAGCAGCGGCAGGGGGCCCCCGTCGACCCGCGCGCCGATCGCGGCCCGGGCATCGCGCTCCCACCGGGGCCGCCCCCCCGGCTCGAGCGGACGCTTGCGGGCGCGCGCCATCGGCTTGCGACCCGCGGGCGCTATTAAGGCGCTTCTGGGCCCCCGACCAGCGGACGCAGGGCGTTGAGGTCGACTTCGGCCCACGCGATCGGGACCGGCACGCCGAGCGCCGCGATCACGTCCGGGTGGATCTCCCCGATCTCCGCGACCGCCTCCCCCGCGACGCGTACGCGGGCCGCCCGGCCGGGGATCGTTCCGGGGAGCTCGGCCGGTTCCCGCACGGAACCCACGTCGACCAGCCGCAGCAGCTGGTCGACGAGCGCCCCGGCTTCGGCGAAGCTGGCCGACTCGCTCGCGATCACCATCGCCGCATGCGTCCGGGTCTCCGCACCGGGCTCCGCGGCCGGCGCCCGGAGCACGACCGGTCCGACCTCGCCGATGCGCTGGGGGTACCCGTAACGGGTGTTCCGCGCAAGGACCTGGAGGTGGGAGAGCAGCAGGCGGTCCCGGACGAACGCGAACTCGGCCGAGACCGGGTACGCGAGACGGATCGGTGCGGCGCCGGGAACCCGTGCGACCCCGTCTTCCGAGACCAGGAGCGACGTGTACGGGGCGACGAACCCGAGACCGAGCAGGTAGCTCGCGAACGCCCGACGGAAGCGTGACTCGGGTCGCCGCTGCCCGCGCGTCCGGCTGGGAGGAACGATCCCCTCGTCGGCCCGGAGCGCCTGGGCGAGGATCACATCCTCGGCCACATCGACCGCGGCGAGCAGGTCCGGCCGCCAGGGCGGCGTGTCGACGCGCCAGCCCCCGCGTCGGGCCGACGGGCCCAACCGCGCGCGGGCCAGCCGTTCCTCGACCTCCGCCGCGGTCCAGTCCATCCCCGCGAGCGCCCGCAGCGTCCGGGAGGAGAGATCTACCGGGCGAGGCGCGAGTAGGGACGCTCCGTCGCTCCGGGCCGGACCCCGCGCGTGCACGGGGATCGGGCTCAGGGTCCATCCCCGGCTGGCGAAGACGACGGATAGGAGGCCCAGCGCCTCGCGCACCGGACGGGGCCGTCCACCGGTCGACTCGACCAGCAGGCGACGATCGCCCACCCGGGCCTCCCCGCCTGCGCGGGAGTTGAGCACCGGTGGGAGGCTCAGCACCACGCCCCCCGCGTCCCGGAGCGTAAGGCACCGCTCGCCGTCGCGCCCGAGCGGGCCGTGGCGCTGCGCCATGGGATGGTCCCGGAAGAACGCGGTCGCCTCGACCTCCTCCGACGCGCCGAGCGGGACGAACCGGACGCGTCTCAGCGGCTCCGCGGCGTAGCGGAACGGCGGCTGCAGACGATCGTACGGATAGATGCCGAGGCTCGCGGTCCGTCGCTCCCGGCCGACGCTCGCGTGGAGCAGCTCCTGGAACCGGATCGCTTCGGCGAGCGTCCCCGCATCGAGACCCGCGTCGTCCGGAGCGGTTGCCAGGAAGCCGGCGATGATCGGGCGGATCCGGCCCACCGAGCGGTCGACCTCGAACGCCGGCGCGGGCTCGGGCGCCGCGACGATCCGTAGCGGCGGGAGGCCACCCGCGAGCCCCATCACTCCCTCGAGGTACAGCACGAGGCCCCCCTCGCTCAGGAGGTCGAGGCGATCGGGGGTGACGGAGAGGGTCAGCGAGTCGGCGTCCTGTGCCTCGATCTCGGCCTTCGAAGTGAAGAGGAGGTCCTCGAGCGCCGCGTCGGGAAGCGGACGGCCGAGCCGGGCGACGACGCGTTCGCGCTGGAGGATCGACTGCGGCACAACTAGGACCCCCCGCGCAGTCGCCCGAGGTCGTCGGCGTAGAGCTCGCGCAGATCGCTCACCCCGAGGCCGACGAGCGCGAGGCGCGTGATACCGATGCCCCACGCGGCGACCGGGACCTCGACGCCGAGCGGGCCGAGGACCTCCGGCCGGAACATCCCGCCCGGGAAGACCTCCAGCCAGCCGAGCCGGGGGTGGCGAACGTAGCCTTCGACCGACGGCTCCGTGAACGGGAAGTAGCTCGGCCGGATCTTCAGCTCCCGGATCCCGATCGCCTCGGCCAGGGCGCGGAACACCCCGATGAGGTCGCGCAGCGACGTGCCGGCCTCGCCCAGGATCCCCTCGCACTGGGCGAACTCGATCCCATGCCGCGCGTCCACCTCCTCGCGACGGAAGTTGCGATCGAGCGAGTACATCCGGAAGGGGGGTGTCGGGTGGCGGGCGAGGTACCGGGCCGAGACGGCCGTCGTCTGGGATCGAAGGACGGGCCGTGACGCCACCTCGGGGTCGTAAAGGCCTCCCCAGCCGGGGCCCATCGCGGACCGCTCCCCGGGCATCGGCCGGCCTTCGTGGACCGCGGCGACCCGAGCGAGCAGCGCCTCCGCCGGCGGGTGTCCGCGCACGTCGAGCACCGACAACGCGTCGTGGATCGAGCGCGCCGGGTGATCCTGCGGCATGAAGAGGACGTCGTTGTTCCAGAACTCGGTCTCGAGCAGCGGCCCCTCGGCTTCCTCGAACCCGAGGCCGACGAGGATCTCCTCGAACTCCTCGAGCCAGGCCGCGTACGGGTTCGGGCGTACCCCCGTGAGGAACGGCACGGGCGCGCGCACGTCGTACGGGCGGAAGCTGCGGCCCCGCCATGCGCCGTCACGTAGCAGTTCCGCGGTCACGGGACCGATCGCCGACTCGCCCTCGGTCGGCAGCGCGAGCCGACGACCTTCGTCGGACGGAGCCCATCGTTTGATCGACCGACGCTCGCGGCGGACCAGACCGCGGCGCTCGAGCGCCGCGACGATCGCCTCGTCCGTGCCGGTCTCGCCGTTCGCCACCTGCGCGAGCACGGTCTCCTCGGGTAGCATCGCGCGCTCGCTGGCCCCGCCGACGCGCCGGAACGGCAGGCCCGGCTCGAGCTGGCCGCGCCGGCGCAGGATGCCGATCGCGGCCGACTGCTCTTCCTCCGGGAGCCCCTCGGCGGCGAGGTCGGCGGGCGTGGCGCTCCCGCCCCGCCGCTCGAGCGCGTCGAGCAGGCGGCGCTCGGGGAGCCCGCGGGCCCGGGCGTCCTGTCCCCGCGCTGTCAGCCGCTGGAGGACCTCGTGCTCCTCGTCGAGGGTGACCAGGTGCTTGGCGCGCAGTCGCTGGAGGCTGCCGCGGGCGGAGTCCAGGCCCACCCCCAGCCGGGCGGCCAGGTCCTCTTCGTCGACCGGAGTCTCCGCCGCCGATCGGAGGGCCTCCAGCACGGCGCGCTCGGGCCCGGACAGCGACAGCGAGGAAGTCCGGTCCGACGCATCCGTGGGCGAGGCATCGGGCACGACGCCGAGCAGGAGGGAACGTGATTAAGTCTTTTGGCGAGACACCCGCCGCCCGGCGCTAGATCGGCGGCACCGGTGGCAGCGACCCGGTGGGCGAGGGATTCGGTCCGGCGACCGCGGGAGGATCCCCCGGTGCGGACGGCGGGGGCGCTGGTGCGCCGGCCGGCGAGGCGGGCACGAGCTCGGGCGGGCGACGGCCCAGCAGCCCTCCGACCACGGTCGCCACTGCCATGAGGACGACGAAGAACACCAGGTTCAGCGGGAACGAGGCGAACGGGGCGAGAGCGGGCGAGAGCCCGAACAGGTTGACTTCGACCGTGGCGGAGGCGCTCCCGTAGTAGCCGCCGCTCGCGACCGTGCCCGACGCGACGGCGGCCGAGCCGAGGTAGCAGCTCGAGACGGCGACGCTCGTGGCCGCTTCGCCGGAGGCGTTGGTGTACGGGGTCACCGTGCCGAAGGTGCCCGAGCACGGGCCGATCTGGGCACCCGAAGTGAGGCTGATCCGGACCGGCACGCCGACGATCGGCCGGCCACTGGTCGCGTTCGAGACCGTCACCGAGATCGACACCGATCCGCCGGGACCGACGAGACCCGGCGTCGCGGAGAGCGTGATGTTCACGAACGAGGCCACGAGGTGCTCGTACAGCAGCACCGCGTCCGGCGAACCCCAACCGGTCGCGGTGTCCCAACCCGGGCCGGCCGGGCCGAGGCAGTTGCTGCCGGTGGTCACGTCGTGGAACGCGAGCTGGCTGCCCGACTCGGTCGCGGCGAGCTCGTAGAGGTCCGGCGTGACGAACCCGAAGCTCGGGTTCGCGCCGCGCAATGCGTCCATCTCGGCGACCATCCCCGCCCACAGGGGGGTGGCGAAGCTGGTTCCGCCGCCGACCTCCTGGACGCCATCGAAGTAGAACATGTTGTAGCCCGCGGTCGCCGCCACGTCCGGGGTTCCCCGGTGCCCGTTGGCCTCGATCGGGGCCGCCGCGCTACCGACCTCCTGCCAGGACGGGGCGGCGTAGACGCTCGAGAAGCCGCCTCCGCTCTGCGACCATGCCGTCTCCGAGAATCCGTTCACGCTGCCGAGCACGCTCCGCTGGAGCGTGACGGCCGTCCCTCCGACCGCGATCACCTGCGGCGACGCGGCGGGGTACTGGGCCTGCGGCCCTCCGGCGCAGCCGGCGCCGGCGTCGCCACCCGTGTCGCCCGTCGCGGCGAAGACCGTGATCCCCTCGTCGCGAGCCTCCTGAAAGTCCTGCTCGTAAGCCGTCTGGAAGCTCGGGTCGGCCCCGTCGGCCGACCCGAAGGACATCGAGATCACCGCGACGTTCGGCACGTCCGAGGGGTCGACGGCGGTGTTCAGCGCATCGATCATCGAGGCGTCGCTCGGCGAATAGTTGTCGCCCGCGGGCCCGTCGGGGGCGTACACTGCGTCCAGGTCCGCGCCGGGGGCCATCGAGCCGGACCACTCGAGGTCGAGCGTCAACTCGCGCGAGCCGTTGCTGGGATCGTTGGCCGCCCCGCTGGACGGCGGCGGCGCCCCGTCGACCGGGTACGGCGTGACCACCGGAGCGGGGAAGCTGGCGGGGTAGAACGACGAGAAGAACGTCGCGATGTCGGACGGCACGTAGCCCTTCCCCCACAGGAGAAGTACGACGCCCTTGCCGGTCGCGTAGGTGGGCGCGCTCGTGAGGTTGTAGAGACCCGAGATGTCGTAGATGTCTCGGGCGATCGACGGGGTCACCAGGTCCGCGGGATTCTGCTCGGGCGCCGCGTCCGCGACCGGCGATGCGGCCCCGAGCGCGGGCAGGGTGAACGGGGTCCAGCCGCCGGCCAACCCGCTGACCGCATCGATCTCGCTCTCGAGCCAGCTCGGGAGGCTCGGGGCCGACGCGGGGAACGACACGGTCCGACCCTCGTAGTCACCCGTTCGCAGCGAGGTGCCGAACGCGGCTCCGACTCTCGCCGCCGGCCCCGCGAGGCTCAGCGAGAGCCGGTCCGGCCACGCGTGCACGACCGCGAGGCCGCGCGCCTCGAAGTAGGCCTCGACCGCGGCGTACATGCTCGGGGAGAGGCCGTAGCGATCCGCGATCTGGCCGAGCGTGAGCGCGGGGTCGCCCGCCGCGGGCGCCAGGTAGAACGCTGTCGAGCTCGGGCGGAAGGATAGGACGACCTCCACGGTCCCGGCGAGGGAGGATGCTCGGGGGACCGCGTCCGCGAGCGAGCTCGAGTAGCCCGCGATCGCGCCGAACGGCGACGGCGGCAGGTGGGTGGCGGTCGTCGGGGACAGCGAGGAGGCGGTCGGACCGTCCGCGAGCGCGAGGCCAGGGGCTACCGCGACGGCCAGCACCGCCAGCAGGCTCGCCAGGACGGCCCGCCGCGCCGAGCGGGGGCGAGGGGGGTCCATGCAGACATGCATGGGCCCCTCGCCTTCCAAAAACCTTCGTACCGCGGCCGGCCCCGCTAGACCCGGATGGGTGCGGTGTACCCCGCGGGACGGTGGAACGGCTCCGGGCCGCCGAACGGATCCGGCCTCGGGCCGGTCGGCTCGCCCCGTCGTGCCGCCAGGTAGGCGTCGATCGCTTCCGCGGCGCTGGTGGCGCTGCCCATCGCATAGACCACCGAGCGGCCGCCGGCGGCGAAGATCCCGGGGACCCCAGTGGCGAACCCAGCGCCCTTCCCCTCGGGCCAACCCTGGCTCGTCAGCTTGAGGTCGAGTCCCGGCCCGAATCCCTCGAGGTCGGCCCGCTGGCCGACGGCCACGATGACTGTGTCGCAGGCGAGCGTCTCCTCGGAGCCCGCGACGGGCACCGGCGCGCGGCGTCCCCCGGCGTCCGGCTCCCCGAGCTCCATCGACTGGACCACGAGCCCTTCCACGTGGCCGTCGCCCACGATCCGCACGGGGGCCTTCAGGAAGCGGAAGACGATCCCCTCGCTCTCGGCGCCGTGGATCTCCTCCGGGTCGGCCGGCATCTCCCCCCGGGTCCGCCGGTAGACCAGCGTCACGCGACCTCCGTGCGACTCCCGGAGCGCGCTGCGGACCGAGTCCATCGCGACGTCCCCGCCCCCGACGACCACGATCTCCTTGCCGACCGTCACCGGCTCGCCGCGATTGATGCGCGTGAGGAACTCGAGCGCCGGCAAGACCCCGTCCAGATCTTCGCCGGGGACGCCGAGGGTCCGGTGCTTCGGCGTTCCGATCGCGACGAAGACGGCCTGATAGCCGTCGCGGAGCAGGGAGTCGAGCGGGAGGTCGCGGCCGACCTTGCGATCCTGGACGAACGTCACGTCGAGGTCTCGGAAGCGGGCCCGATCGGTCTCGACGTCCGCGTCGGTCATCCGGTACGCGGGGATCGTCTGCATCAGGCCTCCGGCCCGGTCCTCCTGTTCGAAGACCGTCACCGAGTAGCCTCGGACCCCGAGCTCCCAGGCGGCCATGAGCCCGGCCGGGCCCGCGCCGACGACGGCGATCCGCTGGTCCTTCGGCTTCGACGCGACGTAGGCGAGATCGCTCGCGCCGTAATCCAGGGCGGCCCGCTTGAGCTGCCGGATCGCGATGGGGACGCCCTTCTTCTTGACGACGCACGCGTCCTCGCAGTAGTGGTAGCAGACCTTGCACAGGCAGGTGGAGAGCGGGTTCTCCCGCAGGGTCACGCGGGCCGCCCCGTCCCAGTCCTCGATCGCGATCAGACGGATGTACTCTCGCGCGTCCTGGTCGATCGGGCACGCCTCGACGCACCAGGGCCGGCGACACTGGATGCAGCGCTTCGCCTCGAGGATCGCCTCCTCCTTCGAGTAGGCGTGCAGCACCTCCCGAAAGTCGGTCACCCGATCGGCGACCGGTTCCTCGGCGATCGGCACCCGCACCGGGTTCAGTTTGGGGGGCGTGACCTTCGGTGGGGCCGGGGAGTCCGGCGGCATGGCCGTGCAACTAGCTCGCGCGGTTCATAATACGCTTGTGCGCGCCACGGGCGGGCCTCGGCCCCCTCCATCGGCGCCTTGCGCCCCGTGGGGTCGAAAGCTATAGGTTCCCCACAGGTCCCTAGGGCGTCGCCGGGCGCCCCGGCGGAGGATGCATGGTCCTCGATTCTCTCGGAAAGTCCCTGCGCGGCGTTCTGCAGAAGATCGCCCGGGGCTCGACGGTCGACGAGGCGCTGTTGGCCGAGGTGGTCCGCGACATCCAGCGCGCGCTGCTGCAGGCGGACGTGAACGTTCAGCTCGCGCTCTCGCTGACCCAGCGGGTGCGCCAGCGCGCCACCCAGGAGAAGCCGCCCGCGGGGGCGAGCCTGCGGGACTTCCTGATCCGCATCATCTACGAGGAGATCCGCGGAATCCTCGGAAAGGAACGAGCGTTCGAGCTGCGGCCCAAGCGGATCCTCCTCGCCGGCCTCTTCGGGCAGGGCAAGACCACCACCGCCGGAAAGCTCGCCCGCTACTTCCAGAAGCGCGGCGTCCGAGTGGGGCTCGTGGCCGCGGACGTGCATCGGCCGGCCGCGATCGATCAGCTCGAGCAGCTCGCCCGAAAGGTCGGGGCGGAGTTCTACGCCAACCGGTCCGAACCGCGGGCGGAGGTGATCGTCCGGGACGCCCTCGCGAGGTTCCCACCCCATCTCGCCGTGATCGTCGACACCGCCGGACGCAGCGGCATC
The Thermoplasmata archaeon genome window above contains:
- a CDS encoding phenylalanine--tRNA ligase subunit alpha, whose product is MPDASPTDASDRTSSLSLSGPERAVLEALRSAAETPVDEEDLAARLGVGLDSARGSLQRLRAKHLVTLDEEHEVLQRLTARGQDARARGLPERRLLDALERRGGSATPADLAAEGLPEEEQSAAIGILRRRGQLEPGLPFRRVGGASERAMLPEETVLAQVANGETGTDEAIVAALERRGLVRRERRSIKRWAPSDEGRRLALPTEGESAIGPVTAELLRDGAWRGRSFRPYDVRAPVPFLTGVRPNPYAAWLEEFEEILVGLGFEEAEGPLLETEFWNNDVLFMPQDHPARSIHDALSVLDVRGHPPAEALLARVAAVHEGRPMPGERSAMGPGWGGLYDPEVASRPVLRSQTTAVSARYLARHPTPPFRMYSLDRNFRREEVDARHGIEFAQCEGILGEAGTSLRDLIGVFRALAEAIGIRELKIRPSYFPFTEPSVEGYVRHPRLGWLEVFPGGMFRPEVLGPLGVEVPVAAWGIGITRLALVGLGVSDLRELYADDLGRLRGGS
- a CDS encoding S8 family serine peptidase, translated to MDPPRPRSARRAVLASLLAVLAVAVAPGLALADGPTASSLSPTTATHLPPSPFGAIAGYSSSLADAVPRASSLAGTVEVVLSFRPSSTAFYLAPAAGDPALTLGQIADRYGLSPSMYAAVEAYFEARGLAVVHAWPDRLSLSLAGPAARVGAAFGTSLRTGDYEGRTVSFPASAPSLPSWLESEIDAVSGLAGGWTPFTLPALGAASPVADAAPEQNPADLVTPSIARDIYDISGLYNLTSAPTYATGKGVVLLLWGKGYVPSDIATFFSSFYPASFPAPVVTPYPVDGAPPPSSGAANDPSNGSRELTLDLEWSGSMAPGADLDAVYAPDGPAGDNYSPSDASMIDALNTAVDPSDVPNVAVISMSFGSADGADPSFQTAYEQDFQEARDEGITVFAATGDTGGDAGAGCAGGPQAQYPAASPQVIAVGGTAVTLQRSVLGSVNGFSETAWSQSGGGFSSVYAAPSWQEVGSAAAPIEANGHRGTPDVAATAGYNMFYFDGVQEVGGGTSFATPLWAGMVAEMDALRGANPSFGFVTPDLYELAATESGSQLAFHDVTTGSNCLGPAGPGWDTATGWGSPDAVLLYEHLVASFVNITLSATPGLVGPGGSVSISVTVSNATSGRPIVGVPVRISLTSGAQIGPCSGTFGTVTPYTNASGEAATSVAVSSCYLGSAAVASGTVASGGYYGSASATVEVNLFGLSPALAPFASFPLNLVFFVVLMAVATVVGGLLGRRPPELVPASPAGAPAPPPSAPGDPPAVAGPNPSPTGSLPPVPPI
- a CDS encoding FAD-dependent oxidoreductase, with amino-acid sequence MPPDSPAPPKVTPPKLNPVRVPIAEEPVADRVTDFREVLHAYSKEEAILEAKRCIQCRRPWCVEACPIDQDAREYIRLIAIEDWDGAARVTLRENPLSTCLCKVCYHYCEDACVVKKKGVPIAIRQLKRAALDYGASDLAYVASKPKDQRIAVVGAGPAGLMAAWELGVRGYSVTVFEQEDRAGGLMQTIPAYRMTDADVETDRARFRDLDVTFVQDRKVGRDLPLDSLLRDGYQAVFVAIGTPKHRTLGVPGEDLDGVLPALEFLTRINRGEPVTVGKEIVVVGGGDVAMDSVRSALRESHGGRVTLVYRRTRGEMPADPEEIHGAESEGIVFRFLKAPVRIVGDGHVEGLVVQSMELGEPDAGGRRAPVPVAGSEETLACDTVIVAVGQRADLEGFGPGLDLKLTSQGWPEGKGAGFATGVPGIFAAGGRSVVYAMGSATSAAEAIDAYLAARRGEPTGPRPDPFGGPEPFHRPAGYTAPIRV